The Caproicibacterium lactatifermentans genome contains a region encoding:
- a CDS encoding type II toxin-antitoxin system Phd/YefM family antitoxin, translating into MKSLPSRELRNSYQKISEYCHKTHKPICVTLNGCDDLIAMDSESYEHMMDLLALAQQLTSAKEEREVNCTPFVRQYDILKTNGVFLCQKVKQRNDTQENSNSRL; encoded by the coding sequence ATGAAATCCTTACCGTCAAGAGAACTGCGTAACAGTTACCAGAAAATAAGCGAATACTGCCACAAAACGCATAAACCTATTTGTGTTACCCTGAATGGCTGTGATGATTTAATTGCAATGGACAGCGAATCTTATGAGCACATGATGGATTTGCTTGCCTTGGCACAGCAGCTTACATCGGCCAAAGAGGAAAGAGAAGTGAACTGCACCCCATTTGTTAGACAGTATGATATACTGAAAACAAATGGGGTGTTTTTATGCCAAAAGGTAAAGCAAAGAAACGATACACAGGAGAATTCAAACAGCAGGTTGTAG